One genomic region from Thermococcus sp. 21S7 encodes:
- a CDS encoding fumarate hydratase, translating to MIDAVVEAIRLAVTRIPDDVVLAIREAYEREESKIARFNLRNILKSIEIGKIESIPVCQDTGTVTFFVEAGVESPCLGGLRDLLTEAT from the coding sequence TTGATTGATGCCGTCGTCGAGGCGATAAGGCTGGCCGTCACGAGGATTCCCGATGATGTCGTTTTGGCCATCAGGGAGGCTTACGAGCGAGAGGAGAGCAAAATAGCGCGCTTCAACCTCAGAAACATTCTCAAGTCCATAGAGATTGGTAAAATCGAGTCCATTCCCGTCTGCCAGGACACGGGCACGGTGACCTTCTTCGTCGAGGCCGGCGTTGAGAGTCCCTGCCTCGGTGGACTCAGAGACCTGCTCACCGAGGCTACG